AGAATATAGAACGTCGTAAAAATAACGATTCCAATTCCTAAAATGAGCCATTCGGAAACTTTAAAAGTATCCGCAAAACTTTCCGTTTTATTATAAAAAATTAAAATTGAAGAACAAAGGTTATTAAAGGCGTGAAGAAGTATAGGCAAGAGCAAAGATTTTGTTTTATGATAAACCAAACCGAGAACGCATCCAAGTAGAACAGCACCTACAAATTGCCACGGATTCCCATGAACTAAGCCAAATACAACCGCTGAAATAATGATCGCAACAGCCGGCTTCATTCCTTTATTGACAAGCCCTTTCATAATGATGCCACGAAATACGATTTCCTCAAATAAGGGCGCCATCACGACAGCAAGCAGAATCAAGGTTGCAGGATCATTCGTCATCTGCTCCATCAGTTTATTAAAGTAATTGTAATATTCTCCGAAAAAAGGTCCTGTAACCGGAATTTGAGACGTAATAAATTCTGCGATGAGCATCATTCCAAACATCAAAGGAAATACCAGGAAATAAGTCATCATGTTCGTACGGGAGAAA
This DNA window, taken from Kaistella carnis, encodes the following:
- a CDS encoding CPBP family intramembrane glutamic endopeptidase, which gives rise to MEETPYRKKYVFDGKGVLALLGGMLAGSTVVAIFNVIVMYVFKVNLQYNDIFLILSNAGLFLGAIFAFDYFICRPSTGKKLNFNFSRTNMMTYFLVFPLMFGMMLIAEFITSQIPVTGPFFGEYYNYFNKLMEQMTNDPATLILLAVVMAPLFEEIVFRGIIMKGLVNKGMKPAVAIIISAVVFGLVHGNPWQFVGAVLLGCVLGLVYHKTKSLLLPILLHAFNNLCSSILIFYNKTESFADTFKVSEWLILGIGIVIFTTFYILFMKKYRVHYNDI